The window CCCTGTGTTCCTATACCTGGGACTAATAAAAAGTGATTGGGAATAGTCTTGCGAATATTGGTTAACATTTTTACTTGTGTTGCACCAATTACATACATCATTTGTTCATCTGTTGCCCACGTTTGTGATTTTTGTAATACTTTCTCAAAAAGGTATTCACCTGTAGAGCAAGTAGCCAGTTGAAAGTCATGTGAGCCTTTATTAGATGTTAATACCAACAGGATTACCCATTTATTGGGATATACAAGGAAGGGTCTTATACTGTCTTCTCCCATATAAGGATTTATTGTTATCGCGTCGTAATCTGTATCTGCATGGTCGAAGACGGAACGGGCATACATTTTCGATGTGTTACCTATATCTCCCCGTTTGGCATCAGCGATTATAAATTGTTCTGGATAGTTTTTCCGAATGTACTTCACTGTCTTTTTTAAAGAAATCAAACCACTTATACCAGTTGCCTCATAAAAAGCTGTATTTGGTTTATAGGCTACGCAGTATTGCTGCGTAACGTCAATAACAGTTTTGTTGAAAGAAAAAATAGGGTCTTCTTCCTTTAGTAAGTGAACAGGAATTTTTTTTATATCGGTATCTAGTCCTATACAGAGAAAAGATTGTTTTTTTACAATATTATTGAATAATTGGTGTTTAGTCATACAATATAATTTCTCTTTTGTCAAAGTTCACTATCTTTTAATTTTTCAGAATTTTCTGCTATAATTAATTGATTTATAAACTCCTGAATATTTCCTTCTAAAAATGTTAGTAAATTGTATGTTGTATAATTGATTCGATGGTCAGTTACTCGTCCTTGCGGGTAGTTGTAAGTGCGGATTTTCGCCGATCGATCCCCGGTAGAAACCATTGTTTTTCTTTTGAGGGCAGTCTCATCTATTTGTTTTTGATATTCAATATTATATATACGAGAACGAAGTTCTGTCATAGCTTTCTCTTTATTTTTAAGTTGTGATCTTTCATCTTGGCATTGGACAACAATACCTGTAGGAATATGTGTTAAACGAATGGCAGAATAGGTGGTATTTACCGATTGCCCCCCAGGACCAGAAGAGCAGAATGTATCCGTACGGATATCTGACTCTTTGATTTCTATATCTACATCTTTGGCTTCTGGGAATACGGCTACTGTAGCTGCAGAAGTATGTATCCTACCTTGAGTTTCAGTAATAGGAACACGTTGTACACGATGTACTCCAGATTCATATTTTAATGTACTGTACACATTTTCACCATTTACGGTAAAGATAATTTCCTTAAATCCACCGATAGTCCCTTCACTACTACTCGTTACTGCTATTTTCCATCCTTTGGATTCGCAATACTTAGAATACATCTTATAAAGATCACCGGCGAAAAGAGAGGCTTCATCTCCTCCTGTTCCACTTCGAATTTCTACAATGGCATTTTTCCCATCTTGTGGATCGATAGGAATCAAAAGTAACTTGATTTTTTTTTCTAACTGATTGAGAAGTGAGGTAGATTCCTCCAATTCTTCTTTAGCTATTTCGCGCAGTATTTTGTCTGATTCTTTTTCTAAAATAGTTTGAGCGTCTATTATATTAATCAATGTTTGTTTATATTGATCTCTGATGAGTGAAATCTTTTCGAGTTCGCGATATTCTTTGTTAAGTTTAACAAAACGTTTCATATCCGTAATGGAATCTGGATTACTAATTAACTTGCCGATTTCTTCAAAACGAATTATTAAAATATCCAATTTTTCTAATAAGGAGGTCATCTTTATATTTTTTAAAAAGGGAATATCGTCAGTGAGTTGTTGAGTTTTCGTGGGAAATATTTGTAGAAAGTTTAATTAAATTTT of the Candidatus Azobacteroides pseudotrichonymphae genomovar. CFP2 genome contains:
- the pyrF gene encoding orotidine-5'-phosphate decarboxylase; protein product: MTKHQLFNNIVKKQSFLCIGLDTDIKKIPVHLLKEEDPIFSFNKTVIDVTQQYCVAYKPNTAFYEATGISGLISLKKTVKYIRKNYPEQFIIADAKRGDIGNTSKMYARSVFDHADTDYDAITINPYMGEDSIRPFLVYPNKWVILLVLTSNKGSHDFQLATCSTGEYLFEKVLQKSQTWATDEQMMYVIGATQVKMLTNIRKTIPNHFLLVPGIGTQGGNLKNVAKYGINSHCGLLVNSSRQIIYADFSKKFAEAASQEAQKIQSEMAKYLARYIHLE
- the prfA gene encoding peptide chain release factor 1, with amino-acid sequence MKMTSLLEKLDILIIRFEEIGKLISNPDSITDMKRFVKLNKEYRELEKISLIRDQYKQTLINIIDAQTILEKESDKILREIAKEELEESTSLLNQLEKKIKLLLIPIDPQDGKNAIVEIRSGTGGDEASLFAGDLYKMYSKYCESKGWKIAVTSSSEGTIGGFKEIIFTVNGENVYSTLKYESGVHRVQRVPITETQGRIHTSAATVAVFPEAKDVDIEIKESDIRTDTFCSSGPGGQSVNTTYSAIRLTHIPTGIVVQCQDERSQLKNKEKAMTELRSRIYNIEYQKQIDETALKRKTMVSTGDRSAKIRTYNYPQGRVTDHRINYTTYNLLTFLEGNIQEFINQLIIAENSEKLKDSEL